Proteins encoded together in one Microplitis mediator isolate UGA2020A chromosome 7, iyMicMedi2.1, whole genome shotgun sequence window:
- the LOC130671471 gene encoding SET and MYND domain-containing protein 4-like, with amino-acid sequence MAEKNATEKQNGEWSKLIWRIKGLQLIKSRKLPDTDEDRVKLAIDFLQINQDLLAIKHESKSSAKALEIINDATKQISKLHYKSLLKLYTQGLAYSPNNSEAMAKAYANRSAILCNERLYESALDDVGSALEIGYPDNLKAKLYVRQAKAVIARFPETLHGVDKCLKEAQLWSEKMDPENRKKTQAAIQKLKISKSVPPPRELWFPSDFLPNTPQGNHKILHASSAVALEYSKEFGRHVVATRDIKAGDTLSVHRSYASALYPENIYTHCWHCSDKMWNPIPCESCVDVVFCGELCRTTAWNEYHDIECKLVGVMRRAHMCLGETIALKILLKALKETGSIDGLRNKIKEIESNSDPLARIFTGGRFDDTKYASFYSLMRLPIDEITSVEYALKAVGLTYFIAALTDIFGRKINNYTDLFKNEDALFIAQLIYYHQVIGRTNTAKIEIENEVGEDIRVEGVVVPFIQLCNHSCDRNVYHFVADGKSALIAVQPIKQGEQIYCSLGPEYIHVETKKRRAILHTIYDFHCDCYACRHNWHPNSCHPSCLEQNLSKKAKETILKAKHMIEQQIYPPVTRFMTVEQKMILNLPKRIACLIKSLNILGKYCKYPNLELLTIKYILIDHYHVVEGY; translated from the exons ATGGCAGAGAAAAACGCAactg AAAAGCAAAATGGAGAATGGAGCAAACTAATTTGGCGTATCAAAGGTCTTCAACTCATAAAATCTCGAAAATTGCCAGACACCGACGAAGACAGAGTGAAACTAgcgattgattttttacagaTAAATCAAGATTTGTTAGCAATAAAACATGAATCAAAAAGTTCCGCTAAAGCATTGGAGATAATAAACGATGCAACCaaacaaatatcaaaattacatTACAAGTCATTGCTCAAACTGTACACTCAAGGATTAGCTTATTCTCCCAATAATTCAGAAGCAATGGCTAAAGCTTATGCCAATCGGTCAGCAATACTCTGTAATGAACGATTGTATGAGAGTGCACTGGATGACGTTGGCTCAGCACTTGAGATCGGTTATCCAGACAATTTGAAAGCTAAACTTTACGTACGCCAAGCAAAAGCTGTGATAGCACGTTTTCCAGAGACACTCCACGGTGTTGATAAATGTTTGAAAGAAGCTCAACTTTGGTCTGAGAAAATGGATCCTGAAAACAGGAAAAAGACTCAAGCCGCTAttcaaaaacttaaaataagtaaatcgGTACCACCGCCACGTGAACTTTGGTTTCCTTCTGATTTTCTACCAAATACACCACAAGGCAATCATAAGATACTCCATGCAAGTAGCGCTGTTGCATTGGAATACTCCAAAGAATTTGGCAGACACGTTGTAGCAACACGCGATATCAAAGCCGGTGATACTCTGTCCGTCCATCGTTCGTACGCATCAGCACTCTATCcagaaaatatttacaccCATTGCTGGCATTGCTCTGATAAAATGTGGAATCCTATTCCATGTGAGTCGTGCGTTGATGTTGTTTTTTGCGGCGAACTGTGCCGTACAACTGCGTGGAATGAGTATCACGATATTGAATGTAAACTTGTTGGAGTAATGCGCCGTGCTCACATGTGTCTTGGGGAGACTATCGCTTTGAAAATATTGCTGAAAGCTCTGAAAGAAACTGGTAGTATCGATGGActcagaaataaaataaaagaaattgaatCTAATTCCG atcCACTCGCTCGTATCTTTACTGGTGGCAGATTTGACGACACCAAATACgcaagtttttattcattgaTGCGATTACCTATTGATGAAATAACGTCTGTCGAATACGCACTGAAGGCCGTTGGGTTGACGTATTTTATAGCAGCACTTACTGATATATTTGgtcgtaaaataaataattacactgatttattcaaaaatgaagATGCTCTGTTCATTGcccaattaatttattatcatcaggTTATTGGTCGTACCAACACAGCTaag ATTGAAATAGAAAATGAAGTAGGAGAAGACATTAGAGTAGAAGGAGTTGTAGTCCCGTTCATTCAACTTTGTAATCACAGTTGTGATCGCAATGTTTATCATTTTGTTGCTGATGGAAAAAGTGCATTGATTGCTGTACAGCCAATAAAACAAGGCGAACAAATTTACTGTTCTTTGGGGCCAGAGTATATTCATGTGGAGACTAAAAAAAGAAGAGCAATACTTCATACTATTTATGATTTCCATTGCGATTGTTATGCTTGTAGACATAATTGGCATCCCAATTCTTGTCACCCGTCTTGCCtg gaacaaaacttgtctAAGAAGGCCAaagaaacaattttaaaagcaAAGCACATGATCGAACAACAAATATATCCGCCAGTAACAAGATTTATGACGgttgaacaaaaaatgataCTCAATCTTCCCAAAAGAATTGCTTGCCTTATTAAATCCCTTAACATCCTCGGTAAATATTGCAAGTATCCTAATCTTGAACTTCTCAcgatcaaatatatattaattgatcATTACCATGTAGTCGAAGGTTACTAA
- the LOC130671980 gene encoding uncharacterized protein LOC130671980, which produces MTQPEWLTAQFIERVLRDADKDKSVSVTDIVVKIATNKGDNYTSEMYRVYFKLTKIEAEHKVSKQSTLLVKVPHTTEQIHKELVEDAKICDNEINMMTSTLKDMELVLKDTKLSGRCYYTNNINPPVLVIEDLTPLGFRMADRQARLDIQHCILALQRLAKFHASSVLVCENTPKHKEYYTKGMFCDGFPPELIKFFTNGIKATAKVVESWPELSKKCTEKLKKLSDTAYFKACEIAKLRESEFNVINHGDFWVNNMLFKYDDQGNVIDHIFVDFQVCVYGTPALDLLYFLNTSVLEQVLIDRKNFLIEEYVKTLSTTMKNIGCKTCPPSIDYIKKILIEKEFIGFVISCTCLAVMLTEKSEAQGLDEIMGTDDTEFNPRAYKNEAYKKIMVRRLQEWDARSRNISKKMAKPEWLTAQFIENILKNSEKDNSIFVKKISTENATNKGDNYASAMYRVNFEFICDGSDKKIEKKNSLIVKVAHIYGIWEQIIKTTKLVFNAESSFMASSMKDMEIALKNTKLGPRFFYYQEKNPLLLVMEDLTPLGFRMADPQARLDIQHCTLALQRLAKFHASSVLVCENTPEYKGHYTNGKYSYLPEITSFFRNGMKFLVEEIKTWSEINEECFKKLNELADTAYERACEVGKLKENEFNVINHGDFWVNNMLFKYDDNGNVVDQIFVDFQFCHYGTPALDLLNFLNTSASENVLVQHKHSLIEEYVKTLSTTMKIIGCQTCPPSLDYIQKILIEKEFIGFVIACTSLPVNLMDKNQAQNYFDELLSTGDAQFKTNIYQNKVFKEIMVRRLKEWNALGILDQ; this is translated from the exons atgactcAACCCGAATGGTTAACAGCACAATTTATAGAACGTGTGTTAAGGGATGCAGATAAAGATAAATCAGTTTCTGTGACGGACATCGTTGTAAAAATTGCGACTAATAAAGGTGATAATTACACCAGTGAAATGTAtcgtgtttattttaaattaacgaaaATTGAAGCTGAACATAAAGTATCTAAACAAAGTACACTTCTTGTAAAAGTACCTCATACTACTGAACAAATACACAAAGAATTA GTGGAAGATGCTAAAATATGtgacaatgaaataaatatgatgaCTTCGACTTTGAAAGATATGGAATTAGTATTAAAAGATACTAAACTGAGTGGTCGATGTTATTATACTAATAATATAAATCCTCCGGTATTAGTTATCGAAGACTTAACACCATTAGGTTTTCGTATGGCCGATCGTCAAGCACGTCTTGATATTCAACACTGCATTTTGGCATTACAAAGATTAGCTAAATTTCATGCAAGTTCAGTATTGGTTTGTGAAAAT aCACCTAAGCATAAGGAATATTATACTAAAGGAATGTTTTGTGATGGTTTTCCGcctgaattaataaaatttttcacaaatgGAATAAAAGCTACTGCGAAAGTAGTTGAGTCATGGCCAGAATTAAGTAAAAAGTGCACAGAGAAACTTAAAAAGTTGTCTGATACTGCTTATTTTAAAGCATGTGAAATAGCTAAACTGAGAGAATCTGAATTCAATGTAATAAATCATGGTGATTTTTGGGTTAATAATATGTTGTTTAAATATGATGACCAAGGCAATGTCATAGACCATATTTTT gttGATTTTCAAGTTTGTGTTTATGGAACACCTGCTTTAGATCttctgtattttttaaacacaagTGTTTTGGAACAAGTATTAATAgaccgaaaaaattttctcattgaAGAATATGTAAAAACTCTCTCTAcaacaatgaaaaatattggGTGTAAAACTTGTCCTCCTAGTATTGATTAcataaaaaagattttaattgaaaaagaaTTTATTGGTTTTGTAATATCCTGCACTTGTCTTGCAGTCATGCTGACTGAGAAAAGTGAAGCCCAAGGACTTGATGAAATAATGGGAACAGATGACACCGAATTTAATCCTCGTGCATATAAAAATGaggcttataaaaaaataatggtaagaaGGCTCCAAGAGTGGGATGCACGC TCTAGaaatattagtaaaaaaatggCAAAACCTGAATGGCTGACAGCacaatttatagaaaatatacttaaaaattcCGAGAAAGATAATtcgatttttgtgaaaaaaatttcaactgaAAACGCAACTAATAAAGGTGATAATTACGCAAGTGCAATGTACcgtgttaattttgaatttatatgcgatggcagtgataaaaaaattgaaaaaaaaaattctcttattgTAAAAGTTGCTCATATTTACGGGATTTGGGAACAAATA ataaaaactACCAAACTTGTATTTAACGCTGAGTCAAGTTTTATGGCGTCATCAATGAAAGACATGGAAATAGCtttgaaaaatacaaaacttggtcctcgatttttttattaccaagaaaaaaatcctttGTTATTAGTTATGGAAGATTTGACACCATTAGGCTTCCGTATGGCCGATCCTCAAGCACGTCTTGATATTCAACACTGCACTTTGGCATTACAAAGATTAGCTAAATTTCATGCAAGCTCGGTATTGGTTTGTGAAAAC acACCAGAATACAAAGGACATTATACCAATGGAAAATATTCTTATCTTCCTGAAATAACAAGTTTTTTTAGAAATGGAATGAAATTTCTTGTAGAAGAAATCAAGACCTGGTCAGAGATAAATGAagaatgttttaaaaaattaaatgaactgGCAGATACAGCTTATGAAAGAGCATGTGAAGTAGGAAaactaaaagaaaatgaattCAATGTAATAAATCATGGCGACTTTTGGGTTAATAATATGTTGTTTAAATATGATGACAATGGCAATGTCGTAGATCAAATATTT GTTGATTTTCAATTTTGTCATTATGGAACGCCTGCTTTAGACctactgaattttttaaatactagtGCTTCTGAAAACGTGCTAGTACAACACAAACATTCTCTGATTGAAGAATATGTAAAAACCCTTTCTAcaacaatgaaaattattggATGTCAAACTTGTCCTCCTAGTCTagattatatacaaaaaatattgattgaaaaagaATTTATTGGTTTTGTAATAGCGTGTACAAGTCTTCCAGTCAATCTAATGGATAAAAATCAAgcacaaaattattttgatgaaCTACTAAGTACTGGTGATGCTCAATTTAAGACAAATATATATCAGAATAAAGTGTTTAAAGAAATAATGGTACGGAGGCTCAAAGAATGGAATGCTCTTGGAATATTGGACCAATAA
- the LOC130671787 gene encoding molybdate-anion transporter-like, with product MEIDINKIYQSLKKKYLMVYLLASFVDWIQGPYLYKLYLHYDYTTTDISIFYITGFLSSAISGVLIGHLADKFGRKKLCVFYFISTIIACLSTTSPDFTILHIGRIFGGISTSILFSSFESWYVSRHMSEDLPQDWMGSTFASSTLYNGLLAITAGILSSILADTFDYGPVSPFLFAIPVCILTGLLCATIWRENTKKKVYSNFLQGLSVIFRNDGLLFYLGLIQTLFETVMYIFVFLWTPILDPIEPSNGLIFSLFMLCIVFGSALHSLLANYYQITRLMLLCSSVLLALFSIAVSTIGIHLQMQFDCEKMGTYVCLISFLTFELSVGIYYPAVGYLRGIIVPEIHRASVANWFRLPSNLLICVVLLYVRIGVPDNRLIFALSAMCLSIASLYCVEFVKAYKREYSIINEERCSNQTCSKVLYA from the coding sequence atggaaatcgatatcaataaaatataccaaagcctaaagaaaaaatatttaatggtcTATCTATTGGCAAGTTTTGTCGACTGGATTCAAGGCCCTTATCTGTACAAACTCTATCTCCATTACGATTATACGACAACAGACATatctattttttacataacCGGGTTTCTCAGCAGCGCAATATCCGGCGTATTAATTGGACACCTAGCAGATAAATTTGGccgtaaaaaattatgtgtCTTCTATTTCATCAGCACAATAATCGCCTGTCTGTCAACGACCTCTCCAGACTTTACAATCCTCCACATCGGTCGTATATTCGGTGGAATATCAACGTCAATATTATTCTCCAGCTTCGAATCCTGGTACGTAAGCCGTCACATGTCTGAAGATCTCCCTCAGGACTGGATGGGATCAACCTTCGCATCCTCAACTCTCTACAACGGATTACTGGCTATCACTGCAGGAATTCTATCATCAATATTAGCTGATACATTTGATTACGGACCAGTATCTCCATTTTTGTTCGCCATTCCTGTCTGCATACTTACTGGGTTACTTTGCGCAACGATCTGGCGCGaaaacactaaaaaaaaagtctactcaaatttcctacaaggTCTCAGTGTAATTTTCCGTAACGACGGGTTACTATTTTATCTAGGACTGATTCAAACTCTCTTCGAGACAGTAATGTACATATTTGTTTTCCTCTGGACACCTATTTTAGATCCAATCGAGCCTAGCAATGGCctaatatttagtttatttatgcTATGTATTGTTTTTGGAAGTGCATTGCATTCCTTATTAGCAAACTATTACCAAATAACCCGACTGATGCTTCTATGCTCAAGTGTTTTACTTGCGCTATTCAGTATTGCTGTCAGCACAATAGGAATTCACCTTCAAATGCAATTTGATTGTGAAAAAATGGGCACATATGTATGTctaatatcatttttaacattcgAATTGTCTGTTGGAATTTATTATCCAGCTGTGGGTTATTTACGGGGTATTATTGTACCGGAAATTCACAGAGCAAGTGTTGCTAATTGGTTCCGATTGCCGTCTAATTTGTTAATATGTGTTGTATTACTTTATGTTAGGATTGGAGTACCTGATAATCGCTTAATATTTGCATTAAGCGCTATGTGCCTGAGTATTGCTTCACTTTATTGTGTTGAATTTGTTAAAGCTTATAAAAGAGAGTATTCTATTATCAATGAGGAGAGGTGTA